GACGCCGCATGAGGGTTAAACGCTGGTTGTTGGCAGGTATTGCATTGTGCCTTTTAACCGGTATGCGTGACCCTTTTAAACCGCCGGAAGATCTATGCCGGATTAGCGAACTTAGCCAGTGGCGCTATCAGGGGATGGTAGGGCGAGGCGAGCGCATCATCGGTGTAATAAAAGATGGGCAAAAAAAATGGCGACGGGTGCAGCAAAACGATGTGCTGGAAAACGGCTGGACGATCTTACAGCTAACACCAGACGCACTAACGCTGGGAACCGGGACAAACTGCGAACCGCCACACTGGTTGTGGCAACGGCAAGGAGATACAAATGAAGCAATGGATAGCCGCACTACTGTTGATGCTGATACCCGGCGTACAGGCGGCAAAGCCGCAAAAAGTGACGCTGATGGTGGATGACGTTCCGGTAGCTCAGGTGTTGCAGGCGCTGGCTGAACAGGAGAAGTTGAACCTGGTGGTGTCGCCAGACGTCAGCGGTACGGTGTCGTTACATCTAACAGATGTTCCCTGGAAGCAAGCACTACAAACTGTAGTGAAAAGCGCCGGACTGATAACGCGTCAGGAGGGCAACATTCTCTCGGTGCATTCCGTTGCCTGGCAGAATGACAATATCGCCCGTCAGGAGGCGGAGCAGGCGCGGGCGCAGGCAAATCTGCCGCTGGAAAATCGCAGTATAACCCTGCAATACGCCGACGCGGGAGAACTGGCGAAAGCGGGGGAGAAGCTACTGAGTGCCAAAGGGAGTATGACCGTCGATAAACGCACCAATCGCCTTTTGCTGCGAGATAACAAAGCGGCGTTAAGCGCGCTTGAACAGTGGGTAGCGCAAATGGATCTGCCGGTCGGGCAGGTTGAGCTGTCGGCGCATATTGTCACCATTAATGAAAAAAGTTTGCGTGAGTTAGGCGTGAAATGGACGTTGGCTGATGCGCAACAAGCTGGTGGCGTTGGGCAAGTCACCACGCTTGACAGCGACCTCTCCGTAGCGACGGCGACAACGCATGTCGGTTTTAACATTGGACGCATCAACGGACGTTTACTGGATCTTGAGCTTTCCGCGCTCGAACAAAAACAGCAGCTGGATATTATCGCCAGTCCGCGTCTGCTGGCCTCACATCTTCAGCCTGCCAGCATTAAACAGGGGAGCGAAATTCCATATCAGGTTTCCAGCGGGGAAAGTGGCGCGACGTCGGTGGAATTTAAAGAGGCCGTCCTGGGGATGGAAGTTACGCCCACGGTGTTACAAAAAGGTCGCATCCGGCTGAAATTACACATCAGCCAGAACGTTCCGGGGCAGGTGCTACAGCAGGCCGATGGCGAAGTGCTGGCGATTGATAAGCAGGAGATCGAAACGCAGGTCGAGGTCAAAAGCGGAGAAACGTTGGCGCTGGGTGGCATTTTTACCCGTAAAAATAAATCGGGTCAGGATAGCGTACCGTTGCTTGGCGACATTCCCTGGTTCGGGCAATTATTTCGTCATGACGGAAAAGAAGATGAACGACGCGAGTTAGTGGTGTTTATCACGCCACGACTGGTTTCCAGTGAGTAAACAGCCGTAAAAGCGGTAATGTTTTTACGCTGAACGTGTTTCATCTATTTGACGCGCGCAGGTATTTAGCATACAAGGAGTACCGATTTGAGAGTTGGTGCTCTTCGCTGCCTGCGTTCCATGATGATGATTTATCATTCAGGCGGCATTTTGTTGTCTTTTTTACGCTAATCTTACCCGGTGATTTATCGCCAGAGCGGTGGTAGCAAGGCAGCGCGCTTGCAGCGACCAGATATGCAGAGGGATGGGTGATTTATTCAGTTGCCAAACCCGCTGGAGTATTGAGATAATTTTCAGTCTGACTCTCGCAATATCTTATGAGGTTTCAGTTCATGTCCTGCGGCGCTCTCTGAGCGAAGCGGGTTTATCATTAACGAATAGTCTTAGTAGTACCGAAAAAATGGCAGAGAAACGCAATATCTTTCTGGTTGGGCCTATGGGTGCCGGAAAAAGCACTATTGGGCGCCAGTTAGCTCAACAACTCAATATGGAATTTTACGATTCCGATCAAGAGATTGAGAAACGAACCGGAGCTGATGTGGGCTGGGTTTTCGATTTAGAAGGCGAAGAAGGCTTCCGCGATCGCGAAGAAAAGGTCATCAATGAGTTGACCGAGAAACAGGGTATTGTGCTGGCTACTGGCGGCG
The nucleotide sequence above comes from Escherichia coli. Encoded proteins:
- the hofP gene encoding DNA utilization protein HofP, with the protein product MRVKRWLLAGIALCLLTGMRDPFKPPEDLCRISELSQWRYQGMVGRGERIIGVIKDGQKKWRRVQQNDVLENGWTILQLTPDALTLGTGTNCEPPHWLWQRQGDTNEAMDSRTTVDADTRRTGGKAAKSDADGG
- the hofQ gene encoding DNA uptake porin HofQ is translated as MKQWIAALLLMLIPGVQAAKPQKVTLMVDDVPVAQVLQALAEQEKLNLVVSPDVSGTVSLHLTDVPWKQALQTVVKSAGLITRQEGNILSVHSVAWQNDNIARQEAEQARAQANLPLENRSITLQYADAGELAKAGEKLLSAKGSMTVDKRTNRLLLRDNKAALSALEQWVAQMDLPVGQVELSAHIVTINEKSLRELGVKWTLADAQQAGGVGQVTTLDSDLSVATATTHVGFNIGRINGRLLDLELSALEQKQQLDIIASPRLLASHLQPASIKQGSEIPYQVSSGESGATSVEFKEAVLGMEVTPTVLQKGRIRLKLHISQNVPGQVLQQADGEVLAIDKQEIETQVEVKSGETLALGGIFTRKNKSGQDSVPLLGDIPWFGQLFRHDGKEDERRELVVFITPRLVSSE